The proteins below come from a single Acaryochloris sp. CCMEE 5410 genomic window:
- a CDS encoding NAD(P)H-quinone oxidoreductase subunit O gives MAVKKGSLVRIVPEKFENSLEAKASDRRLPPYVFEGTGEVLEIKGDYAQIQFRVPVPTVWLRVDQLEAA, from the coding sequence ATGGCTGTAAAGAAAGGAAGTCTAGTCCGTATCGTTCCCGAAAAATTTGAAAATAGCTTAGAGGCCAAGGCCAGCGATCGCCGCTTGCCGCCCTATGTATTTGAGGGTACTGGCGAAGTACTAGAAATTAAGGGTGACTATGCCCAGATTCAGTTTCGCGTCCCTGTGCCAACGGTTTGGCTCCGGGTTGATCAGCTAGAAGCGGCCTAA
- the mdh gene encoding malate dehydrogenase, whose translation MDLICLPGTQAPRVTIVGAGNVGSTLGQRIVEKNIADVVLLDIQASRPQGLALDLMEARGVEHHDRTIIGTADYTDTQNSDVIVITAGLPRKPGMSRDDLLKVNAQIITNVTRQAIAQSPHAILMVVTNPLDVMTYLAWQASGLPPERVVGMAGVLDAARFETFIALELKVSIANVHAMVLGGHGDLMVPLPRYSTVSGIPITELMDEATIQRLVERTRNGGAEIVSLMQAGSAYFAPASSASLMVESILFNRSRILPAAAYLNGQYGLSDLFLGVPTCLSRQGVTKVLELELSAEDYQSLQTSAQAVRQNITTAQTLLRSGN comes from the coding sequence ATGGACCTCATCTGCTTACCCGGCACTCAAGCCCCCCGCGTCACAATTGTAGGTGCAGGCAATGTTGGTAGTACCTTGGGCCAGCGAATTGTCGAAAAGAATATTGCCGACGTTGTCCTGCTGGATATTCAAGCGAGTCGTCCTCAGGGGTTAGCCCTAGATTTAATGGAAGCCCGCGGCGTCGAACATCACGACCGCACCATTATCGGCACAGCAGACTATACCGATACTCAAAACTCAGATGTCATCGTAATTACGGCTGGCCTTCCTCGCAAACCGGGGATGAGTCGGGACGATCTACTCAAGGTAAATGCCCAAATTATTACCAATGTCACTCGCCAAGCGATAGCTCAATCCCCCCATGCCATCTTGATGGTGGTCACCAATCCCTTAGACGTGATGACCTATCTGGCTTGGCAAGCCAGTGGATTACCTCCAGAACGTGTCGTTGGTATGGCAGGGGTTCTAGATGCGGCTCGATTCGAAACCTTTATTGCCCTAGAACTCAAAGTCTCGATTGCCAACGTTCATGCCATGGTGCTTGGTGGACATGGGGATCTAATGGTGCCTTTGCCCCGCTATTCCACTGTTAGCGGCATCCCGATCACTGAATTGATGGATGAGGCGACAATTCAGCGTCTCGTCGAGCGAACCCGTAATGGAGGCGCGGAAATCGTTAGTCTTATGCAGGCGGGTAGTGCTTATTTTGCACCAGCTTCCTCTGCTTCCTTAATGGTGGAATCCATTCTATTTAATCGCTCGCGCATCTTGCCTGCGGCAGCCTACCTGAATGGGCAATATGGGCTGTCTGATCTTTTCTTGGGAGTTCCTACCTGTTTAAGCCGTCAGGGAGTGACAAAAGTATTAGAACTTGAATTATCCGCAGAGGACTATCAGTCATTGCAGACATCAGCTCAGGCGGTTCGGCAGAATATTACCACTGCCCAAACCTTGTTAAGGTCTGGCAATTAG
- a CDS encoding DUF4079 domain-containing protein, producing MEELLAPIAGFFQSLGLPEPIVHWGHPTMMGIVVFVMGSYAGVKGWQGRLATDEEDGNKKRAAHAQVVPWMFLFIVLGYTGGVLSLVMQEQPIFESPHFWSGTAVIGLLATNAVLSLSNFWGETSFRSAHAYIGSSALVLLVVHTLLGLKLGLSF from the coding sequence ATGGAAGAACTACTGGCCCCCATTGCGGGATTTTTTCAAAGTTTAGGCTTGCCTGAGCCGATCGTGCATTGGGGGCATCCCACCATGATGGGAATTGTGGTGTTTGTGATGGGATCCTATGCCGGTGTAAAAGGCTGGCAAGGTCGCTTAGCCACTGACGAAGAAGACGGTAACAAAAAACGAGCTGCCCATGCCCAAGTCGTGCCTTGGATGTTTTTGTTTATCGTCTTGGGATATACCGGAGGCGTGCTGTCTTTGGTGATGCAGGAACAGCCTATTTTCGAGAGTCCCCACTTCTGGTCGGGGACCGCTGTGATTGGTTTATTGGCGACTAATGCGGTGCTGTCGCTCAGCAATTTCTGGGGAGAAACGAGTTTTCGCTCTGCCCATGCTTATATTGGCAGCTCTGCTCTAGTTCTGCTAGTGGTCCACACACTACTAGGTTTGAAACTCGGCTTATCGTTTTAA